One part of the Syntrophorhabdaceae bacterium genome encodes these proteins:
- a CDS encoding histidine kinase dimerization/phospho-acceptor domain-containing protein: MESIGRLAGGVAHDFNNILSVIIGYGEIIQDRLSNSDPLKDYIKQIVEAGKRAAGLTNQLLVFSKKSHPFDIL, encoded by the coding sequence ATGGAGTCCATTGGCAGACTTGCAGGCGGTGTTGCCCATGACTTTAATAACATATTAAGTGTAATCATAGGTTATGGAGAGATAATACAGGACAGGCTATCTAATAGTGACCCATTAAAAGATTATATTAAACAGATTGTGGAGGCAGGAAAAAGGGCTGCGGGTCTTACAAATCAACTCCTCGTATTCAGTAAGAAATCACACCCCTTTGATATATTATAA